The following proteins are encoded in a genomic region of Necator americanus strain Aroian chromosome II, whole genome shotgun sequence:
- a CDS encoding hypothetical protein (NECATOR_CHRII.G8165.T1), protein MVAVIAGNSPQYQKENETLTTPTNTITILRRSSYDIEVIPKAISEAVGVKRNRLRSLIQETSAYRSRISLMCTSPVRGRRRLWGAFKLRIWGTFAICMHAFNIAVTMS, encoded by the coding sequence ATGGTAGCAGTTATAGCGGGCAATTCACCGCaatatcaaaaagaaaatgagacgTTGACCACGCCCACAAATACCATAACCATTCTAAGAAGAAGCAGCTATGATATTGAGGTCATTCCGAAGGCCATATCCGAAGCGGTTGGCGTGAAACGAAACCGCCTCCGCTCGCTCATCCAGGAAACATCTGCCTACCGTAGTCGTATATCACTAATGTGCACTTCGCCTGTGAGAGGCCGCCGAAGACTCTGGGGAGCGTTTAAGCTGCGAATCTGGGGAACATTTGCGATCTGCATGCATGCATTCAACATCGCCGTAACAATGTCTTAG